Genomic window (Pseudomonas sp. L5B5):
TCGCACACATGCCCCGGTGCGCCCGACAATACACCTGGCGCCACATCGGCCAGCTCGTGCCTTGCAGCACCCTGGGCTTCTTCGCCGTGATGATGTCCCGCTCGACCTACCTGCAAGTGGGCCCGCTGGACGAAGCCTACGGGCTGGGATTCTTCGAGGACGACGACTATTGCCGGCGAATCGAGCTAGCCGGATTGTCCTGCGCCTTTGCCGAGGACGTGTTCATCCATCACCACCTGTCCGCGTCGTTCGACCAGATGCCCGACGGCCAGCGCCAGCAACTGTTCAACCGTAACAAGGCGCTCTACGAAGCCAAATGGGCATGCTCCTGGGTCCCCCACGCCTCCCGGGAGAAGTCATGAGACTGGTCTACCTCTCGCCCGTCAGTTGGCACAGCTTTACGCAGCGCCCGCACGAACTGGTCCGGCAGTTTCATGCCGTGACCCAGGCCCAGGTGCTGTGGATCGACCCTTATCCCACGCGTTTTCCGAACATTGGCGACCTGCTAGCCCAACGCTCCCCCCAGGGACCACGGGAGCCACAACCGGCGTGGCTGACGCTGGCCAACCCTCGTGCCCTGCCGATAGAGCCGTTGCCCGGCTCCGGCTGGCTGAACCGCCTGCTGTGGCGGGACCTGGTGTACCAGGTCCGGCTTTTTGCCCAGGGCGCCACCCTGCTGGGCATCGGCAAGCCTTCCAGGCTGGCACTGCAGTTGTTGCGCGAAGAGGTGTTCGCCAGCAGCTTCTACGACGTCATGGACAATGTGCCGGCCTTCTATCAGGGGTGGTCGCGCCGCTCCATGAGCCGACGCCAGCATGAAACCGCGCGAGCGGTGAACATCACCCTGGCCTCCTGCTCGGCCCTGCAGCAGTACTGGCAACGGCAACGGGTACACACGCAATTGCTGCTCAATGCATGCTCCACCGAACGCTTGCCCGAATTGCCGCTGCCACGTTGCAGGACGGGCACTGCAACACCGGTGTTCGGTTACGTCGGGACGCTGGCCAAATGGTTCGACTGGGACTTCGTGCAGGCCCTGGCATTGGCCTTTCCCGCTGCCGAGGTACGCCTGATCGGCCCTCAGCATGGCGCCCCGCCCACCAACCTGCCGGCCAACCTCCGGCGCTTGCCGGCGCTGTCGCACCAGGCCGCCCTGCAAGCCATGGCCGAGTTCGACGTGGGCCTGATCCCCTTCAAGCAAAACGATCTCACCCGTTTCGTCGACCCGATCAAGTACTACGAGTACCGGGCACTGGGCCTGCCGGTCGTCAGCACCACGTTCGGGGAGATGCGCACTCGCGGCAAGACGCCCGGGGTATTTCTCAGTGAAAGCCCACTGGATATCCCCGGCCTCATACGCAAGGCGCTGGCCTTCAGTGAACCGATGGCGGATACCCTGCTATTTCGCGAAGCCAACTCCTGGGCGAAACGTTTCGGACTGGCTCATTCCGCGATCTTGCACGGCATGACTGGGCCACTAGCCTGACCTGGCACAGCCACTCCCAGCCAGGTCGACGCGCATGCATTGCAGCGGCGCCGTTGCTGGTAGACTCCGCGCTCCCGGCCCCTTTCCCCGCGGTCCGAGACCGGCTTCACCCGGAGCCGCCAAACTGCAAAGCAGAGCCTCATGCCTTCGAACACCGCCATATCCTCCTCTTCCGCGTGCCATTGCAGCCTGGCACCCGAGCAACCGCAATGAGCCTCATGGCCCTGGCCTGGCTTCTGCTCCTGGGCATGACCGCCTACGCCGCGAGCACCCGCGGCCGCTCAGGCCCCAGATGGCTGGCGATTGCTGTCTTCTTGCCAGGGCTCGCCCTGGTCGCCGTACTGTTGTTGCCACGGGTAGCGAAGACTGGCGTCGATGCGTTGGTGCACGAGGACCTGCGGCCCTGCCCGATGTGCCTTGAGACCATTCAGGCCGCCGCCACACGATGCAAGCACTGCGGGAACGAAGTGGAACCTATCGCCCTGCAAGATCGCAGCGGCTGGGTGGTGCGTTTCACTGCCCCTACGGATGAAGCTTTCGCCCAGTTGACAGCACAGATGGCGCTGATCGACCTGCCGACGATTCTCGACGAGACACCCCATGCCTTCGCAGGCCCCTTTGAAGAAAAGGCCGAGGCACAGAACGTGCTCAGGTACTTGAAATCCAGCCATGGCCTGGATGGCCTGGTGACATGGCGGTCGGTGAAGAGGTAGCAGACCGGGATCGATCTGCCTGGAGATGGAGCCCTTAGGCCGGATCTGGCAAGAATGCGCCGATGATCCTGGGTACAGCACCTAGCGCCGCTGGGGGCTCTGGCAATCGATCACACTGGCGTCGGTGATGATGTTCTTGCTGTCGGTGTACAGGGTAATGCTGCAGAAATAGTCCAGGATGGTCTCGTTCTCGTAATGCCCGGTCTTGCGATAGACCGCCTCGCTGCTCACCGGCATCATGCCGCCAGCGCCCTGGCCACCGACACCGACCCAGGTCTCGCGTTGGCCGACATACTCGGTGCCGGTCTGTACGAACACCTTGTCGGGCCCCAGATGAGTCTGCACCCGGTTCCAAGCATAAAAACCACCACTGCCGTAAGACGAAGGCCCCATGCCCTGGTCAGGTTTGCCGAACAGCTCGAAGGCTTTTTTGGCGGGTTGGCCAATCAGCCGCTGGGCGGCGATCTTGACCTCGTTGTCCTGGTTGCTTGACTTGCCGGGCATGGCACATGCGGTGAGGGCAAGGATGACGATGGCGAGGCTGGCGAGTTTGATCGAAGGCATGAGATTCACTCCATGTGTGTGTGGCGCCGGAAACCTCGGAACTTTGTCTCAACTGAGACGCCCCGTCCATACTGGCCACTCAATCCCCGCTGTTCGAGGGTGCGGCTCGTCGCGATGGTAGCCACCAGACGCCTGGCCGTCTTCTAACTCCAAGCCAACGCCAGGGGGCAGATGGATCGTGAACCGGGCCCCATACACCGGGCTCGACGTCATAGAAACCCTGCCCTCATGCGCCTCGACAATCTGCTTGACGATGTAAGACCCCAGCCCCCCCCCGAACGCAGCGAGTTCTGCTGCCCGCTTGCGCGCACCATCGGCTCGAACAAGGTGGGCTCCTAGCAGCACTGCCTATGGGCCTCCAGTTACAAAGAAAGAACGTCCTATCACTGGTCTGCGACACACGCTTTTACTACGCAGGGGATTACTCCCCACGTTCAGCTCAAACACTTGGACTTGAAGACTTCCTCGCCAAACCACTCACCGACCTGAGCCAGCCTCGCCAAGCTCCGATTCACGCTTGCGCGACCAAGCCTGGGCGGCCTGTTTTTGGGCGAAGGTCTGGCTCTCTTGGTAGACTTGCACTCCCATCTGCCAGTTTTCGCGCCCTGATAGTCGCCATATCGAAAATGGTACGCGTCAGTTTTTGGATGGTACGTCGTACCACCGATCCTTGAATAACGCCTGAAAACGCAAAAAAACGCCCTGAACACGTAGAGCAAAATGATCCAGAATTCAGCTCCAACCCCAGTAAACTCAAGCCCTACGCTGTCCCGGCGGTTTAGCGTTGCACCGATGATGGATTGGACGGACCGCCACTGCCGTTATTTTCTGCGACTGCTGTCCAAGCACACCCTGCTCTACACCGAGATGGTCACCACGGGAGCCTTGCTCAATGGCGACCACGAGCGCTTCCTTCGCTACCACCCATCCGAGCATCCGCTGGCGCTGCAGTTGGGCGGCAGTAATCCTGCGGACCTGGCGGCCTGCGCGCGCATGGCCGAAGAGCACGGTTATGACGAAGTCAATCTCAATGTCGGCTGCCCCAGTGACCGGGTGCAGAACAACATGATCGGTGCCTGCCTGATGGGACATCCAGCGCTGGTGGCCGACTGCGTGAAGGCCATGCGCGATGCGGTATCGATCCCGGTGACGGTCAAGCATCGGATCGGGATCAACGGGCGAGACAGTTATGAACAGCTGTGCGATTTTGTCGGGCAGGTCCATGAGGCCGGCTGCACCAGTTTTACCGTACACGCCCGGATCGCGATTCTCGAAGGCCTGTCTCCCAAGGAGAACCGGGATATTCCCCCTCTGCGCTACGAGGTGGCAGCGCAGTTGAAGGCGGATTTTCCGCAACTGGAGATCATTCTCAACGGCGGGATCAAGACCCTGGAAGCCTGCCATGAGCACTTGCAGACCTTCGATGGGGTGATGCTGGGCCGCGAGGCCTACCACAACCCCTACCTGCTGGCAGAGGTGGACCAGCAGCTGTTCAACAGCAGCGAGCCGGTGATTTCCCGCGCCGAGGCCCTAGCGCAACTGCGGCCCTACATTGCCGAACACCTGGCCGGTGGTGGCGCCATGCATCACATCACTCGCCATGTCCTGGGACTGGGAACCGGTTTTCCCGGGGCACGCAAATTCCGTCAGCTGTTGTCGGTGGATATTCACAAGACCCAAGATCCGCTGGCGCTGCTGGACCAGGCCGGCCAGTTGCTGGAAGGACGCTAGGCGTCAGGCGGGTTGAACCTGATCCGGGTTTTGGCATCGTATTTATCTGGACCGCGCCCCGACACTCAAACACCTGTATTCAGGTCATGGTTTTCGGGGCCATTGCAAGCATTCCGCGCCCTTGAGCGCCTGCCAGCGCTCGGGTAATGTCATCAGACCCATAGGACAGAGCACGCTCATGACTTCCAAGCTGGAACAACTGAAGAAAATCACCACTGTGGTGGCCGATACCGGCGACTTTGAGGCAATCGCCCGAGTCAAGCCGGTGGATGCAACCACCAACCCTTCGCTGCTGCTCAAGGCCGCAGCCATTCCCGGTTATGCCGACCTGCTCGGCGCCAGCGTCAGCGACTGCAAGGGCGACGTTGGCCTGGCCAGCGATCGCTTTGGCGTGGCAGTGGGCCAGGAGATCCTCAAGGTCATTCCGGGCCGTATCTCCACCGAGGTCGATGCCCGCCTGTCTTTCGACACCGATGCGATGCTCCAGCGAGCTCATCGCCTGATCGACCTGTACGATAAGGCCGGCGTAGGCCGTGACCGGGTACTGATCAAGATCGCCTCTACCTGGGAAGGTATTCGCGCCGCCGAGAAGCTGGAACGTGAAGGCATCCAGACCAACCTGACCCTGCTGTTCTCCTTCGCCCAGGCCGTTGCCTGCGCCGAGGCCGGGGTGTTCCTGATCTCGCCATTCGTGGGACGGATCTACGACTGGTACAAGAAGGCCACCGGCAACGACTACACCAGCTCCGATGATCCGGGCGTGCAGTCGGTGACCCGTATCTACAACTACTACAAGGCCAATGACTACAAGACCGTGGTCATGGGCGCCAGCTTCCGCAACCTCAACCAGATCGAGCAACTGGCAGGCTGCGATCGCCTGACCATCAGCCCGGACCTGATCGAGAAACTGGCGGCCGACACCGGAAAACTGGAGCGCAAGCTGAGCCCGAGCAAGACCGGCGAAGCCCGTCAGAGCCTCAACGAAGTGCAGTTCCGCTGGGCGTCCAACGAGGACGCCATGGCCACCGAAAAACTCGCCGAAGGTATTCGCCAGTTTGCTCGTGACCAGGAAAAACTCGAGGCGCTGCTGGCCGCCAAACTCTGAATCAACGGCAGCCACACATGCAAAAAGGGCGAACCCTCGCGGGTTCGCCCTTTTTCATTACGCTGTCCCGCCCTGAATAAGTCAGTGACGCTCCAGGGCATTCACCAGGTCATGAAAGGCCTCTCGGTTGGAATCATTAAGCCCCATGAGGATCTTGTGAGCCTCGAGGACCTTGACCCTCACCACCTCTTCCGACTGGTCCTGGGAAGGCAGATCGGTCAGGCATTCCGGGCAGGGAATCGGGCGATCGACGATGTTGAACACCTGATCGAACCCCATGGACTGCAAGAGCCGGGTGATGTCATCGTGGGTGGTGACGACAGTAGGCAATAGCCCGACCTTCTGCCGCGACAGTATCGACAACTTGGCCAACAGGCCGAGGGTAGTGCTGTCGATGCTGCGGGTCTCCGTCAGGTCGATCACGATCGCCGAGAAGTTCAGCGCGGTGAAAATCCGCTCAATAGTTGCATCCAGCGCCGAACACAAGGTCAGGCGCACTTCACCGACGAACTTCAGGACAAAAGTGCCATCCTGCTCGGCGAACTGGATTCTACCGGTACTCATCAAAGGTTCCTGCTCAACACTAACAGGGCGATATCATCCGGCATCTCCCCTAGCGTGGCCAATCCAAAAACTTGCCGCAGGCCATCCAGGCTGCCGCCCGCAGACCTTACCCGTTCAGGCAGGGCTGCTTCTTTCTCTTTGAGTGTAGGCTCGGACAAAAGATCCAGGATGCCATCGGACATCAGCGTCAGGCTGAATACCGGCGGCAGTTCCAGGACGTGGTCGTCATAGGCCGCCTCGTCGAACAGGCCCACCGGCAAACCGCGCCCTTCCAGGTAACGCACGCTGTCTGGTGTATACAACACCGGCAGCGGCAAATGCCCGCCAATGCTATAGGTCAGCAAACCAGTCTCCTCGTCGATGACTCCACCGACCATCGTGACGTGTTTGCCCAGCTTACAACTGATCAGGCCACGGTTGATATGACCCAGTACCTGCGACGGCTTGAACTCCGGCAAGGTCCCATTGCGCTTGGACTCGAACAGCAGGCGCGTGGTCATGAACTTCAGCAGCACGGTGACGAATGCCGAGGACGCACCATGCCCGGAAACATCCGCCAGATAGAAGGCGACCCGGCGCTCATCAACGCGGAAGTAGTCGACAAAATCCCCCGACAAGTACAGTGACGGGATTATCTGGTGAGCGAAATTGAAGTCATTGATCGACCAGGGGCTCACCGGCAGCATGTTCATCTGCACCTGCCGACCGGCATTCTGGTCTTCCTGGAGCAGGTTGAGGCTGGCTTCCAGCTCGCGGTTGGCCGCTTCGAGCTTTTCCCGGTACCGCTGGTTCTCCAGGAGCAGGCGGGCACGATCCAGGGCCCGACGCACCGAGTGCTCGAGTACCGCAAGATCTTCCAGGGGCTTGATCAGGTAGTCCGCTGCGCCAAGGCGCAGGGCCTCCACCGCATCGTTC
Coding sequences:
- a CDS encoding SPOR domain-containing protein, giving the protein MSLMALAWLLLLGMTAYAASTRGRSGPRWLAIAVFLPGLALVAVLLLPRVAKTGVDALVHEDLRPCPMCLETIQAAATRCKHCGNEVEPIALQDRSGWVVRFTAPTDEAFAQLTAQMALIDLPTILDETPHAFAGPFEEKAEAQNVLRYLKSSHGLDGLVTWRSVKR
- a CDS encoding ATP-binding protein, with amino-acid sequence MLLGAHLVRADGARKRAAELAAFGGGLGSYIVKQIVEAHEGRVSMTSSPVYGARFTIHLPPGVGLELEDGQASGGYHRDEPHPRTAGIEWPVWTGRLS
- the dusA gene encoding tRNA dihydrouridine(20/20a) synthase DusA, which encodes MIQNSAPTPVNSSPTLSRRFSVAPMMDWTDRHCRYFLRLLSKHTLLYTEMVTTGALLNGDHERFLRYHPSEHPLALQLGGSNPADLAACARMAEEHGYDEVNLNVGCPSDRVQNNMIGACLMGHPALVADCVKAMRDAVSIPVTVKHRIGINGRDSYEQLCDFVGQVHEAGCTSFTVHARIAILEGLSPKENRDIPPLRYEVAAQLKADFPQLEIILNGGIKTLEACHEHLQTFDGVMLGREAYHNPYLLAEVDQQLFNSSEPVISRAEALAQLRPYIAEHLAGGGAMHHITRHVLGLGTGFPGARKFRQLLSVDIHKTQDPLALLDQAGQLLEGR
- the tal gene encoding transaldolase; this translates as MTSKLEQLKKITTVVADTGDFEAIARVKPVDATTNPSLLLKAAAIPGYADLLGASVSDCKGDVGLASDRFGVAVGQEILKVIPGRISTEVDARLSFDTDAMLQRAHRLIDLYDKAGVGRDRVLIKIASTWEGIRAAEKLEREGIQTNLTLLFSFAQAVACAEAGVFLISPFVGRIYDWYKKATGNDYTSSDDPGVQSVTRIYNYYKANDYKTVVMGASFRNLNQIEQLAGCDRLTISPDLIEKLAADTGKLERKLSPSKTGEARQSLNEVQFRWASNEDAMATEKLAEGIRQFARDQEKLEALLAAKL
- the rssC gene encoding anti-sigma factor antagonist RssC translates to MSTGRIQFAEQDGTFVLKFVGEVRLTLCSALDATIERIFTALNFSAIVIDLTETRSIDSTTLGLLAKLSILSRQKVGLLPTVVTTHDDITRLLQSMGFDQVFNIVDRPIPCPECLTDLPSQDQSEEVVRVKVLEAHKILMGLNDSNREAFHDLVNALERH
- the rssB gene encoding two-component system response regulator RssB, which produces MQKTSATLLIIDDDEVVRASLAAYLEDSGFSVLQAANGQQGLQVFERNKPDLVICDLRMPQMGGLELIRQVTDLSPQTPVIVVSGAGVMNDAVEALRLGAADYLIKPLEDLAVLEHSVRRALDRARLLLENQRYREKLEAANRELEASLNLLQEDQNAGRQVQMNMLPVSPWSINDFNFAHQIIPSLYLSGDFVDYFRVDERRVAFYLADVSGHGASSAFVTVLLKFMTTRLLFESKRNGTLPEFKPSQVLGHINRGLISCKLGKHVTMVGGVIDEETGLLTYSIGGHLPLPVLYTPDSVRYLEGRGLPVGLFDEAAYDDHVLELPPVFSLTLMSDGILDLLSEPTLKEKEAALPERVRSAGGSLDGLRQVFGLATLGEMPDDIALLVLSRNL